A segment of the Armatimonadota bacterium genome:
TCGCCGAGTTCTTCGATGCTATGCGTTTTGCAAAACAGCACGCTGTGCCACGTCAAAAACGCTTCTAACGCCTTCTCCGCAGCCTGCTGTGCATGGAAAAGTGCCGGAGAGATAAAAGGGTTTTGCGCTGTGAGTGCGTACCGCGCAAGTTCCAGGTCCTCACGAGCTCTGGCTATCCATTCGCGGGTCTCCTCGACAATTTCCCAATCACGCTGCATAAAGCAACCTCCCTTCTCGCAGCACGGAAGCCGAAAGAGAGCTTGCCACTTTGGCGCGTTTCTCAAAGCGGGAGTGATCCCACACAACCACATCTACAGCCACGCCGTTACCTCGGAGAGCCTGAT
Coding sequences within it:
- a CDS encoding DNA-binding protein, which codes for MQRDWEIVEETREWIARAREDLELARYALTAQNPFISPALFHAQQAAEKALEAFLTWHSVLFCKTHSIEELGEQCLQVDQSMAGTIDRATPLTEYAWRFRYPGAPFSPSLEDAKYAIVLAEEVLDVVLTRLPKEVTD